In the genome of uncultured Celeribacter sp., the window ATCCAAGAATACCCCCTTTGACGGCGCCCGGATGCAGGGCATTGTCAAAGGCACCTGGGTGGACGGGATGCGGGTGTTCGACGGCTGAGCCCCGCCGCCGCATCCTATTTTGAGTATTTAAACCACGGAAAAGACCATGACGCTGCTCTTGATCATCATAACCGCGCTTTTGGCCTATCTTTTGGGCTCGATCCCCTTTGGCATCGTCATGGCGCGGCTCTTTGGTTTGGGCAATTTGCGCCAGATCGGGTCGGGCAACATCGGCGCGACCAATGTTTTGCGCACCGGCAACAAAGTGGCGGCCTTTCTGACGCTTTTGGGCGACAGCGGCAAAGGGGCGTTGGCGGTGATCTTGGCACGGGCGCTTTTGGGGGAACAGCTGGCCGGGATTGCCGGGCTGTTTGCCATGCTCGGGCATCTCTACCCGGTGTTTTTGCGCTTCAAAGGTGGGAAAGGCGTCGCGACCTTTCTCGGAACGCTTTTGGCGCTCTCGCTGCCTGTCGGGCTTTTGGCCTGTGGCACATGGCTGTTGGTGGCGGTGATCACGCGTTACTCAAGCCTCTCGGCCCTGATCGCCGCGCTTTTGGCGCCGATCTACACCGCGTTTTTCTACCATTTGCATGGCGCCCTTCTGGTGCTGATCCTGACCGGATTGATTTTCTACAAACACCGCGACAATATCGCGCGGCTCAAGGCCGGGACGGAAACCAAGATCGGTCAGAAGGGCTAAAGCGTTTTTCTTTTTATCTGAGCCAGGGAAAAAGAAAAACGCATTGCAACAAATAAACGTTGTGAGCGCTTCACACAAAATCTGTGTTTCAGATTTAATGCGAAACGCTTTAAGCCCCTCTGATCAATAGCTGTATTCACCAAAGACGCGCGTGACGTCGCCGTTCCAATCGCCTTCAAACCGCGCGATCAGCTCGTCTGCGGGCGCTTGGCCGGTTTCGATGCTGTCCTTAAGCGCGCTCAGGAAATGGGTTTCGTCCGGCACCATGCCGCCTGCGCCCGCACGTCCACGGGCTTTGAGACCCGCCTCGGCAATCGACACACATTCGCGCGCGAGATCGAGCATTTTGACGCCGCCAACCTCGGCCTGAAGCGCATCGACGGAGGCCGCCACGCGCAGCTCTTCGCGGAACTCGGGCGTCCAGCCTTTGATCAGGTCAGAGGTCGCATCGAGCGCGCTCTGATCGTACATCAGCCCGACCCAAAACGCCGGAAGCGCACAAAGACGACGCCACGGGCCGCCATCGGCGCCGCGCATCTCCATGTATTTCTTGATCCGCGCCTCGGGGAACAACGTGGTGAGGTGATCCGCCCAATCGGACATCGTCGGCTTTTCGCCGGGCATCGCGGGCAGCTCGCCTTTGAGGAAATCGCGGAAGGACTGGCCCAGCGCGTTGATATATTTGCCGTCGCGGTAGACGAAATACATCGGCACATCGAGGGCATATTCGACATAGCGCTCAAAGCTCATGCCATCTTCGAAGACAAACGGCAGCATGCCGGTGCGCGAGGCGTCGAGGTGACGCCAGATGCGCGAGCGCCAAGATTTGTGGCCATTGAGTTTGCCCTCTTTGAAGGGCGAATTTGCGAAAAGCGCCGTGGCCACGGGC includes:
- the plsY gene encoding glycerol-3-phosphate 1-O-acyltransferase PlsY, with translation MTLLLIIITALLAYLLGSIPFGIVMARLFGLGNLRQIGSGNIGATNVLRTGNKVAAFLTLLGDSGKGALAVILARALLGEQLAGIAGLFAMLGHLYPVFLRFKGGKGVATFLGTLLALSLPVGLLACGTWLLVAVITRYSSLSALIAALLAPIYTAFFYHLHGALLVLILTGLIFYKHRDNIARLKAGTETKIGQKG
- a CDS encoding glutamate--cysteine ligase; its protein translation is MSIPQSGGGPIESYDDLVGYLAEGCKPKDQWKIGTEHEKFGYCEDALMPLPYAGERSIKAILEGLQDRYGWNPIFEGEHLIGLELNGANISLEPGGQLELSGAPLDTIHQTCDEVNEHLKEVHTIADEVGARFIGLGMAPTWTHDEMPLMPKGRYKLMDSYMATVGETGKDMMRRTCTVQVNLDFASEADMVQKFRTALALQPVATALFANSPFKEGKLNGHKSWRSRIWRHLDASRTGMLPFVFEDGMSFERYVEYALDVPMYFVYRDGKYINALGQSFRDFLKGELPAMPGEKPTMSDWADHLTTLFPEARIKKYMEMRGADGGPWRRLCALPAFWVGLMYDQSALDATSDLIKGWTPEFREELRVAASVDALQAEVGGVKMLDLARECVSIAEAGLKARGRAGAGGMVPDETHFLSALKDSIETGQAPADELIARFEGDWNGDVTRVFGEYSY